Proteins encoded together in one Bombiscardovia nodaiensis window:
- a CDS encoding hypothetical protein (frameshifted, insertion/deletion at around 837512), whose protein sequence is MSQPQAEQLALDGLAPRRRRPSRKREPQQAQSQPIARVVLDVQAPHLGQTFDYLVASKDSDTAQAGALVRVRFGGQRVNGIIWERAQSSDLPSSSLKYIERVLVPQELISASMRRDISAIAQAYGGTRANILRLALPPRVARVDREQAAVQAVPAASNPAWQRAGQAIAEQMEAELQQDYQHIESLSQAFSSDAFTSVCIDALPGLEERERLLAWSVVQSLLNARSAVVVLPDARHMASLARALTALGLRPFAPDPDPDHEGGWAGDFVLLGSSLPPAERYRSYRALASGQVSCVLGLRAAMYAPVEGPALFAILDDAAYQNADGMTPYANARGVLRLRAKLHQGIFVSLGHARSARSQWECSPDAQEVSSGVTGPAQSVVPAAPALSDRLPWVRWFNRQELARLADPAIGARVPHVAVSVLNQALQSGPVLLLIPQDGVEQTLSCAHCHRQARCPKCTGPLRLGAPGHAPRCAWCGSAAVGWACPSCSCEQMRLVRVGAAGTAQELRLLFRGVPITISTPSSPGALWSRSMPAHAWSLLPLVRSRA, encoded by the coding sequence GTGAGTCAACCACAGGCAGAACAGCTGGCGCTCGACGGGCTGGCACCGCGCCGCCGTCGGCCCTCCCGTAAGCGTGAGCCCCAGCAGGCTCAGTCGCAGCCCATCGCCAGGGTGGTGCTCGACGTGCAGGCTCCCCACCTGGGGCAAACTTTTGACTACTTGGTAGCCAGCAAAGACAGCGATACTGCTCAAGCCGGTGCCCTAGTTCGGGTGCGCTTCGGAGGCCAGCGGGTCAACGGTATAATCTGGGAACGGGCCCAATCCAGTGACCTGCCTTCGTCTTCCCTCAAATATATTGAACGAGTTCTGGTGCCCCAAGAGCTCATTTCGGCCTCCATGCGGCGCGACATCAGCGCCATCGCCCAGGCCTATGGGGGTACACGGGCGAACATTTTGCGACTGGCCTTGCCCCCGCGCGTAGCTCGCGTGGACCGAGAACAGGCGGCCGTGCAAGCGGTACCGGCGGCCAGCAATCCCGCCTGGCAGCGGGCGGGGCAGGCTATTGCCGAGCAGATGGAGGCCGAGCTTCAGCAGGACTACCAGCATATTGAGTCGCTCAGCCAGGCTTTCTCCTCAGATGCTTTTACCTCCGTATGCATCGACGCGCTGCCAGGATTAGAGGAGCGCGAACGTCTGCTGGCCTGGAGCGTGGTGCAATCGCTGCTCAACGCTCGCTCAGCAGTGGTGGTGCTGCCCGATGCCCGGCACATGGCGAGTTTGGCCCGCGCTCTTACGGCATTGGGCTTACGCCCCTTCGCGCCCGACCCTGACCCTGACCACGAGGGCGGCTGGGCTGGCGATTTTGTGCTCTTAGGCTCCTCCCTGCCACCGGCCGAGCGCTACCGGTCCTACCGGGCCTTGGCCAGCGGGCAAGTCTCCTGCGTCTTGGGCCTGCGGGCGGCCATGTATGCCCCGGTCGAGGGGCCTGCGCTCTTTGCCATCCTCGACGACGCTGCCTACCAAAATGCGGACGGCATGACACCCTATGCAAATGCGCGCGGGGTGCTGCGCTTGCGGGCCAAACTCCACCAGGGCATATTCGTCAGCCTTGGCCACGCCCGCTCGGCCCGCTCCCAGTGGGAGTGCTCGCCGGATGCGCAAGAGGTTTCCTCGGGTGTGACTGGCCCGGCCCAGAGCGTCGTCCCGGCAGCCCCAGCGCTGTCTGACCGCCTGCCCTGGGTCCGCTGGTTTAACCGCCAGGAGCTGGCCCGCCTGGCTGACCCGGCGATTGGGGCGCGGGTGCCGCATGTGGCTGTGAGCGTGCTCAATCAGGCCCTACAATCAGGCCCGGTCCTGCTGCTTATTCCTCAAGACGGTGTGGAGCAGACGCTCTCCTGCGCCCACTGCCACCGGCAGGCCCGCTGCCCCAAATGCACTGGCCCCTTAAGGCTTGGGGCTCCCGGGCACGCCCCCCGCTGCGCCTGGTGCGGTTCAGCGGCGGTTGGTTGGGCCTGCCCCTCCTGCTCCTGCGAGCAGATGCGCCTGGTCCGTGTAGGGGCTGCGGGCACGGCCCAGGAGCTACGCTTGCTCTTTAGGGGAGTGCCGATTACGATTTCCACCCCCAGCAGCCCAGGGGCATTGTGGAGCAGATCGATGCCCGCCCACGCCTGGTCATTGCTACCGCTGGTGCGGAGCCGCGCGTGA
- a CDS encoding hypothetical protein (frameshifted, insertion/deletion at around 837512), which yields MEQIDARPRLVIATAGAEPRVMAPGKDLEQTAAYQAVAILDAWTSLYALGVDARLDLLTAWMRTVALCKPRAQGGQALILGESDPSLVQALMTWHPDLLAAAELADRAQTGLPPTVALASLWGNRQAVSWAIGQLGANLDGDMGLLEVAGEQMPSLMGPVPIAPQSNLAVKPLEGTGDRVRALVRVPVAQRDELALRLHRIISTYMASRGRSELRFCMDPKDLT from the coding sequence GTGGAGCAGATCGATGCCCGCCCACGCCTGGTCATTGCTACCGCTGGTGCGGAGCCGCGCGTGATGGCTCCCGGAAAGGATCTTGAGCAAACAGCTGCCTACCAGGCTGTGGCCATATTAGACGCTTGGACCTCCCTCTATGCGCTCGGCGTGGACGCCCGCCTGGACCTCCTGACTGCCTGGATGCGCACCGTAGCCCTGTGCAAGCCCAGGGCTCAAGGCGGTCAAGCCCTGATTCTCGGCGAGAGCGACCCCTCCCTGGTTCAGGCGCTGATGACCTGGCATCCCGACCTCCTGGCCGCGGCCGAGCTTGCAGATAGGGCCCAAACTGGCCTGCCGCCCACCGTTGCCCTGGCCAGCCTATGGGGCAACCGTCAGGCCGTCTCTTGGGCCATCGGGCAGCTGGGAGCCAACCTGGATGGCGACATGGGCCTGCTGGAGGTGGCTGGCGAGCAGATGCCGAGCCTGATGGGGCCGGTGCCTATCGCTCCGCAGTCCAACCTGGCAGTAAAGCCGCTGGAGGGCACTGGCGACCGGGTGCGCGCCCTGGTGCGAGTTCCGGTGGCCCAGCGCGACGAACTGGCCCTCCGCCTGCACCGGATCATCTCTACCTACATGGCTTCGCGGGGGCGCAGCGAGCTTCGGTTCTGCATGGATCCCAAGGACTTAACCTAG
- a CDS encoding haloacid dehalogenase, whose translation MNGYPGELSMPADEIVASGPAEAAQGQPISNVIFDFGNVLVDWQPRAALISRYSQERIDQMMDNDCSGFYDGNDMMDEGYKGDEVVDWIRQQHGEPWASMFRYYCENMVDALTGPIPGARKLVEDLKAAGIGVWGLSNWSDETFPLVWERYEVLHMLDGKVVSGFVHMRKPHTDIFQLALKEFRIEAGSALFVDDLGVNVSGANSAGIRGLRFENPYGLRTALIQAGISIPQVQ comes from the coding sequence ATGAACGGCTATCCAGGTGAGTTGAGTATGCCAGCTGACGAAATTGTGGCGAGCGGCCCAGCCGAAGCGGCTCAAGGGCAGCCTATTAGCAATGTCATCTTTGATTTTGGCAACGTGCTCGTCGATTGGCAGCCGCGAGCCGCCCTCATCAGCCGGTACTCGCAGGAGCGCATCGACCAGATGATGGACAACGACTGTTCAGGCTTTTACGACGGCAACGACATGATGGACGAGGGCTACAAGGGCGACGAGGTGGTGGATTGGATCCGCCAGCAGCACGGCGAACCCTGGGCGAGCATGTTCCGCTACTACTGCGAGAACATGGTTGACGCGCTCACCGGGCCCATACCCGGCGCTCGCAAGCTCGTGGAAGATTTGAAAGCGGCCGGCATTGGCGTCTGGGGGCTGTCAAACTGGTCGGACGAGACTTTTCCCCTGGTTTGGGAGCGCTACGAGGTGCTCCACATGCTCGACGGCAAGGTCGTCTCCGGATTCGTCCACATGCGCAAACCACACACTGACATCTTCCAATTAGCCCTGAAAGAGTTTAGAATCGAAGCAGGCAGCGCCCTGTTTGTGGACGACCTGGGCGTGAATGTCTCAGGAGCGAATTCGGCGGGCATTCGGGGTCTTCGTTTTGAAAATCCTTACGGCCTGCGCACGGCGCTCATTCAGGCAGGCATTTCTATTCCGCAGGTTCAGTAG
- the fmt gene encoding methionyl-tRNA formyltransferase, whose amino-acid sequence MSSPLPILFAGTPQVAVPALELLASDSEHFKVVAVLTRPDAPQGRGRKLAPSPVKAAAVALGIDVLESNPSDPDFPQTLQATGARCGAVVAYGRILKQPVLDALEGGWYNLHFSLLPQWRGAAPVQRALWSGEQITGATVFQLTKGMDEGPIVAQSTVRIGEHETSGELLERLAQDGAHLLAASLEAVGEGRAVPQPQPQGAYEIARKITTEDAHVRFDQPAFAVDRQIRACTPEPGAWCQYHAGQDAQPVVLHILRAQPLSQADNAPGQTLPVGHLLVGKHAVWVGTKTQPLELLEVKAAGKKAMKAADWARGAHCEAGAYCD is encoded by the coding sequence ATGAGTAGCCCATTACCAATATTGTTTGCCGGAACCCCCCAAGTGGCTGTGCCGGCCCTGGAATTACTAGCTTCCGACAGTGAACATTTCAAAGTTGTGGCTGTCCTCACTCGGCCCGATGCTCCCCAGGGCAGGGGCAGGAAGCTGGCCCCAAGTCCGGTCAAGGCGGCGGCTGTGGCCCTGGGCATTGACGTGCTGGAATCCAACCCGTCCGACCCTGATTTTCCGCAAACACTTCAGGCTACTGGTGCCCGCTGTGGGGCGGTCGTGGCCTACGGCCGCATCCTTAAGCAGCCGGTTTTGGATGCCCTGGAGGGCGGCTGGTACAACCTGCACTTTTCGCTCCTGCCGCAGTGGCGGGGGGCCGCCCCTGTGCAGCGGGCCCTGTGGTCGGGCGAGCAGATTACTGGTGCCACCGTTTTCCAGCTGACTAAAGGCATGGATGAGGGGCCTATCGTCGCCCAGTCCACGGTGCGCATTGGCGAACACGAGACTTCTGGTGAGCTCTTGGAGCGTCTGGCGCAAGACGGGGCCCACCTGCTGGCGGCGTCTCTGGAGGCCGTGGGGGAGGGGCGGGCCGTGCCGCAGCCCCAGCCCCAGGGAGCCTACGAGATAGCCCGCAAGATTACGACCGAGGACGCACATGTGCGCTTTGACCAGCCAGCTTTCGCGGTGGACCGGCAGATACGAGCCTGCACGCCCGAGCCTGGGGCCTGGTGCCAATATCATGCGGGCCAGGATGCGCAGCCGGTAGTGCTCCATATTCTACGGGCGCAGCCGCTGTCCCAGGCCGATAACGCACCGGGGCAGACCCTGCCGGTCGGCCACCTGCTGGTGGGCAAGCACGCCGTCTGGGTGGGTACCAAAACTCAGCCCCTTGAGCTCTTGGAGGTCAAAGCTGCGGGCAAAAAAGCTATGAAGGCCGCCGATTGGGCGCGCGGTGCCCACTGTGAAGCGGGCGCTTACTGCGATTAA
- a CDS encoding inositol monophosphatase — protein MELRDLTVQTAHIAVEAGRHALQDQINPHDLRNQMRTDNDARFASEIDDRLVHYCRTKILAADPCDGFWEEEGSDRKPGGRYWCLGHIDGSINYVRNMAEWTVTISLFEVDQVGKARPILGIVHAPVMGLTYMAAQGQGAIRVRRTMVGDKREKIMPSTTSTLKGSVVSFGMSYFPRESERALKTVSAMAGRPADIKRVGPTSLDLCRVADGSYDAYFEPMLHSWDIPAVSAGAIVVWEAQGRLSQWNGEPVSWEHNNDVVASNGLITDELSQYLR, from the coding sequence ATGGAACTGCGCGATTTGACCGTACAGACAGCCCATATTGCTGTTGAGGCCGGACGTCATGCCCTGCAAGATCAGATTAATCCGCACGACCTGCGCAACCAGATGCGGACCGACAACGATGCCCGTTTCGCCTCCGAGATTGACGACCGGCTCGTGCACTACTGCCGGACTAAAATTTTGGCGGCCGACCCCTGCGACGGATTCTGGGAGGAAGAGGGCTCGGACCGTAAGCCCGGAGGCCGCTACTGGTGCTTAGGGCATATTGACGGCTCGATTAACTATGTGCGCAACATGGCCGAGTGGACCGTGACTATCTCGCTCTTTGAAGTGGACCAAGTGGGCAAGGCTCGGCCGATCCTGGGCATTGTGCACGCGCCCGTCATGGGCTTAACCTACATGGCAGCCCAGGGCCAGGGGGCTATCCGCGTACGCCGGACCATGGTGGGTGACAAGCGGGAAAAAATTATGCCTTCGACCACCAGCACCCTCAAGGGCTCGGTCGTCAGTTTTGGCATGTCCTACTTCCCGCGTGAGTCCGAGCGCGCCCTGAAAACGGTGTCGGCAATGGCTGGACGGCCCGCGGACATTAAGCGGGTAGGACCCACCTCGCTCGACCTGTGCCGGGTGGCTGACGGCTCCTATGACGCCTATTTTGAACCCATGCTGCACTCTTGGGATATTCCAGCTGTCTCGGCTGGGGCGATTGTGGTTTGGGAGGCACAGGGCCGGTTGAGCCAGTGGAACGGCGAGCCGGTTTCTTGGGAGCACAACAACGACGTTGTGGCCTCAAACGGGTTGATTACCGATGAGCTCTCCCAGTACCTGCGCTAG